One Paenisporosarcina sp. FSL H8-0542 genomic region harbors:
- a CDS encoding helix-turn-helix transcriptional regulator: MAVEYLLVIGKNIKRLRLSRNITQKKFAEIIGVKPNTLSGYESGKRTPDPKDFRLYYELL; this comes from the coding sequence ATGGCCGTAGAATATCTATTAGTTATAGGGAAAAACATCAAAAGACTAAGATTATCAAGAAATATAACTCAGAAGAAATTTGCAGAAATAATTGGCGTTAAACCAAATACCCTATCTGGTTATGAATCCGGGAAAAGAACTCCTGACCCAAAAGACTTTAGACTTTATTACGAACTACTTTGA
- a CDS encoding DUF3037 domain-containing protein, which produces MERAKYWYSIISYWPDKLKNESLNVGVIVHNPDSRYVKWFLIDEKNKKLKSILTNHVLVEEYKVRKALFDYKLEKSVDNKSLLDYPLDHPELLRIIDSEVPTYFKMTKHQLIKSSNIDMTFHRLLEIYIDRLFINNGIVTKSVKQEVRDVFESRNLLGVKVKHDVSITPVKELENLQYKIDFVYKNSNLHLVQTLPTNLSHLNEWFSKLKLLQSEYKDSYEIEIIYNEEVNSHPRDVKNILTYLNRSDNTEIIKLNTKEFNNFCVHISNDSLPIQEFEADLLAM; this is translated from the coding sequence ATGGAACGCGCAAAGTACTGGTACTCAATAATAAGTTACTGGCCCGACAAGTTGAAAAACGAATCATTAAATGTTGGCGTTATAGTGCATAATCCAGATAGTAGGTATGTAAAATGGTTTCTAATTGATGAAAAGAATAAAAAACTTAAAAGTATTTTAACAAACCATGTTTTGGTCGAAGAGTATAAAGTAAGAAAAGCGCTTTTCGACTATAAATTAGAAAAGTCTGTGGACAATAAGTCTTTATTGGACTATCCTCTAGACCATCCGGAACTTCTTCGAATAATTGATTCGGAAGTTCCGACATACTTTAAAATGACCAAGCACCAATTAATTAAGTCATCTAACATTGATATGACTTTTCACAGATTACTCGAAATTTATATTGACAGGCTTTTTATAAATAATGGAATAGTTACAAAAAGTGTTAAACAAGAAGTAAGAGACGTTTTCGAGTCGAGAAATTTACTCGGAGTTAAAGTAAAGCATGATGTATCCATAACTCCAGTAAAAGAACTTGAAAACTTACAGTATAAAATAGATTTTGTTTACAAAAACTCCAATTTGCATTTAGTTCAAACACTCCCTACAAACTTATCGCATTTAAATGAATGGTTTTCTAAATTAAAACTACTTCAGTCTGAGTACAAAGACTCCTATGAAATTGAGATAATTTATAACGAGGAAGTGAATAGTCATCCTCGTGATGTTAAAAATATTTTAACCTACTTGAATCGTAGTGATAACACGGAAATAATTAAGTTGAATACAAAAGAATTTAATAATTTTTGTGTCCATATCTCTAACGACAGTTTACCTATTCAAGAATTTGAGGCAGACTTATTAGCAATGTGA
- a CDS encoding BRCT domain-containing protein, whose product MKMNFYEVYDYRAFTAPAEIHKAVNSLIGMLKGVQFDVVVNEDELSEVVNWCSLHRRFESRFPFSEIIPVIDEALSDHQLTNEEIQDILWLCENVVHHDGFKNFYDLITSSLQQLHGIIHGIMSDNKINEKEIDQLSEWMEDRDLLKGFYPFDEIYSLLVAAKKDGVITEDEKNMLKAFFGNFIDSRTSYNVNEIEIKDLQSKYSVGGICAVCPDITFENKTFSFTGISGKAKRSEIAETILSQGGLFNNNVTKKTDYLIVGDDGNPCWAFSCYGRKVEKAVQLRKEGSQIIIVHENDFWDELH is encoded by the coding sequence ATGAAAATGAACTTTTACGAAGTGTATGACTATCGCGCATTTACAGCCCCGGCCGAGATTCATAAAGCTGTCAATTCATTAATCGGAATGCTTAAAGGTGTTCAATTCGACGTTGTAGTTAACGAGGATGAGTTGTCCGAAGTTGTAAACTGGTGCAGCCTTCACCGCCGTTTTGAATCTAGGTTCCCTTTTTCTGAAATCATTCCTGTAATTGATGAAGCATTAAGTGACCATCAATTAACGAATGAAGAGATTCAAGATATCTTGTGGCTTTGTGAGAATGTTGTTCATCATGATGGGTTTAAAAATTTTTATGATTTAATCACTTCTTCCCTTCAACAATTACATGGAATCATACACGGGATAATGTCTGACAACAAAATAAATGAAAAAGAAATCGATCAGTTATCTGAATGGATGGAAGATCGTGATTTATTAAAAGGGTTCTATCCATTTGATGAAATCTATAGCTTACTGGTTGCAGCAAAAAAAGATGGTGTCATAACTGAAGATGAGAAAAACATGTTAAAAGCCTTTTTTGGCAACTTCATAGATTCCAGGACTTCTTACAACGTAAACGAAATTGAAATAAAGGATTTACAAAGCAAATACTCAGTTGGTGGAATTTGCGCGGTATGTCCTGACATTACATTTGAAAACAAAACGTTTTCATTCACTGGTATATCTGGTAAGGCCAAGCGCAGCGAAATTGCAGAAACTATTTTGAGTCAGGGTGGCCTTTTTAATAATAATGTCACCAAAAAGACAGATTACTTAATTGTAGGCGATGACGGCAATCCTTGTTGGGCCTTTTCTTGCTACGGCAGAAAAGTTGAAAAAGCCGTACAACTTCGAAAAGAAGGCTCTCAAATTATCATTGTTCATGAAAATGATTTTTGGGATGAGTTACATTAA
- a CDS encoding ImmA/IrrE family metallo-endopeptidase yields MFVKLEGLYESKDTFRISHPRTYISIDISQVRQFYLETVSSRMGIACEFIPFDSTRIDQTIFIDERLTKQEQGQSFAHEVAHIRYHIGNQLILPISLSQWQEWCAHSFMLEFCVPRFMLEKCIQEHPDMHPIEMIVKKLNFTYEFALQRFRRYQMNLYQHTPLL; encoded by the coding sequence ATGTTCGTTAAATTGGAGGGGTTATATGAAAGCAAAGACACATTTAGAATATCGCATCCAAGAACGTATATCTCAATTGATATTTCACAAGTACGGCAATTTTATCTTGAGACGGTATCCAGTCGTATGGGTATTGCGTGCGAGTTTATTCCGTTTGACTCTACACGTATTGATCAAACGATTTTCATTGATGAGCGACTCACAAAACAGGAACAAGGGCAATCTTTCGCTCACGAGGTAGCTCATATTCGATACCACATCGGAAATCAATTAATCTTGCCAATTTCGTTATCGCAATGGCAGGAATGGTGTGCACATAGTTTTATGTTGGAGTTCTGTGTGCCTCGGTTCATGCTGGAAAAATGCATACAAGAACATCCCGATATGCATCCAATTGAAATGATTGTAAAAAAACTCAATTTTACCTATGAATTTGCATTGCAACGTTTCCGTCGATATCAAATGAATTTGTACCAACATACTCCCCTTTTGTGA